The Pectinophora gossypiella chromosome 10, ilPecGoss1.1, whole genome shotgun sequence genome contains a region encoding:
- the LOC126370112 gene encoding uncharacterized protein LOC126370112, translating to MARHLRLKHPKVYRQMHQHLETKKYSTISKISTSWVKGSWARRYCHRVGEKKYQCNVCSAVLRFPKGLYGNMKRHIRTKHPYVYEKEVNQQRSYVDVSTGDDENIVAEYLSDYEVESKDEESPEKENSNDERGSESDPESTEGKPFLYDSDPELETKVKYLVSKREIPGRKRARNCFWNFFNVVVENHRYACLACNRRVAIFPHSIANLKRHIKNKHKRQYNIIMKYLAENDGDSDKETPISFDKYYFDSEGDDYKCKECGTVINCSDEEQQALFDHIKDTHPDQILAYQEENVENIENEENSQSVAYNVVIIKKE from the exons ATGGCAAGACATCTCCGGCTGAAACATCCGAAGGTCTATCGTCAAATGCATCAGCatttagaaacaaaaaaatatagta ccATTTCCAAAATATCAACAAGCTGGGTAAAAGGAAGCTGGGCAAGAAGGTATTGTCATAGAGTGGGCGAGAAAAAATATCAATGCAATGTCTGTAGCGCAGTGCTCAGATTCCCAAAAGGACTTTACGGTAACATGAAAAGGCATATTAGAACCAAACACCCTTATGTATATGAGAAAGAAGTTAATCAACAAAGAAGTTATGTGGATGTTAGTACTGGTGATGATGAGAACATAGTAGCAGAGTATTTGAGTGACTATGAAGTTGAGAGCAAAGATGAAGAGAGCCCGGAGAAAGAGAACAGTAATGACGAAAGAGGTTCCGAGTCGGATCCGGAGTCTACAGAAGGGAAGCCATTCTTATATGATTCTGATCCTGAGTTAGAGACTAAAGTCAAATATCTTGTTTCGAAAAGAGAAATCCCTGGCAGAA aGAGAGCCCGAAATTGTTTTTGGAATTTCTTCAATGTCGTCGTAGAGAACCATCGCTATGCTTGTTTGGCATGCAATAGAAGAGTGGCAATATTCCCACACAGCATTGCGAATCTCAAGcgacatattaaaaataaacacaagaggcagtataatattattatgaagtacTTGGCTGAGAACGATGGTGACAGTGACA AAGAGACCCCGATCAGCTTCGACAAATACTACTTTGATTCTGAAGGAGACGATTACAAATGCAAGGAGTGTGGCACTGTCATCAATTGTTCTGACGAAGAGCAGCAAGCTCTCTTCGACCATATCAAGGACACCCATCCCGATCAGATCCTAGCTTACCAGGAGGAAAATGTTGAGAACATTGAAAATGAAGAAAACTCTCAAAGCGTTGCGTATAATGTtgtaattattaagaaagaataA